In one window of Flavobacterium ginsengisoli DNA:
- a CDS encoding GH32 C-terminal domain-containing protein: MPVRELNNYVAETISAKSLNGKGNLTLVKDGFNDLTKSIINLDLKKLKQCDYTFTLSNLDGESLSFGLNNKENFLFIDRSKAGKVDFSDKFASTISKAFLEGSQKSAAFKIILDKTSIEIFYNNGEKVMTEIFFLNKPFSALSISSKEKMEINNFKIQELNFSKSH, from the coding sequence ATGCCAGTACGAGAACTAAATAATTATGTTGCTGAAACTATTAGTGCAAAGAGTTTAAACGGAAAAGGAAATTTAACATTGGTTAAAGATGGTTTTAATGATTTGACTAAAAGCATTATTAACTTAGATTTAAAAAAATTAAAACAATGCGATTACACTTTTACGCTTTCTAATTTAGATGGCGAATCTTTAAGTTTTGGACTCAATAACAAAGAGAATTTTCTATTCATAGATCGTTCTAAAGCCGGTAAAGTTGATTTCTCTGATAAGTTTGCTTCAACCATAAGTAAGGCGTTTTTGGAAGGAAGCCAAAAAAGTGCCGCTTTTAAAATTATTTTGGATAAAACTTCAATTGAAATTTTTTATAACAATGGCGAAAAAGTGATGACTGAAATCTTTTTTCTAAATAAACCATTCTCAGCTTTATCTATTTCTTCGAAAGAAAAAATGGAGATAAACAATTTTAAAATTCAAGAACTAAATTTTTCTAAAAGTCATTAA
- a CDS encoding ATP-binding protein, whose protein sequence is MRLKVIAAKLSFFTGLSHEFKTPITLIMSYVESLIENDKIKGTALIDEVKLIHKNSNRLLRLINQLLDFRKIEEQKFTLRASNTKIYDFTNEVMLNFKGEAARRNIDFQLICKNKNLDLFIDRNLMDKVYFNLLSNAFKFTPDNGKITISIIESSDNSVKIHFKDSGIGIPENELSNVFNPFFRASNNNKNSSGIGLHLSKEFVLLHKGNIELKSKQGGEFVITLLKGNEHLQPSEIIQKVENLSSIPSLITDNLELESELKDLNAIADSEKHSLLIIEDNADLVTFLKAKLSNEYIVNISDGSDAIEKALEIIPDIIICDINLVDKDGYEISKELKKDLRSSHIPIIILTAQSNKEAVLKGLQSGVDLYLTKPFSLSILKQSILSLLFNREKLRYYYTNNIYRVEPESKFGNQEQTFITKMNSIIMANVENPKFSVEELADKLGVSRVQLYRKVKAIIGINISDHINNVKLEKVCRAFKVK, encoded by the coding sequence TTGCGACTAAAAGTAATCGCCGCAAAATTGAGTTTTTTTACAGGACTTTCACACGAGTTTAAAACTCCTATCACTTTAATAATGAGTTATGTGGAATCTTTAATAGAAAATGATAAAATTAAAGGAACTGCATTGATCGACGAAGTTAAATTAATCCATAAAAATTCTAACCGTTTATTGCGATTAATTAATCAATTGTTAGATTTCAGAAAAATCGAAGAGCAAAAATTTACTTTAAGAGCTTCCAATACTAAGATTTATGATTTTACTAATGAAGTCATGCTTAATTTCAAAGGTGAAGCTGCGCGTAGAAATATTGATTTTCAATTGATTTGCAAAAACAAAAATCTTGATCTTTTTATTGATCGAAATTTGATGGATAAAGTGTATTTCAATCTATTGTCAAACGCTTTTAAATTTACGCCAGATAACGGAAAAATTACGATTTCAATTATTGAATCGTCTGATAATTCAGTTAAAATTCATTTTAAAGATTCTGGAATTGGAATTCCCGAAAATGAATTGTCAAATGTTTTTAATCCTTTTTTTAGAGCATCAAATAATAACAAAAACAGTTCGGGAATTGGTTTGCATTTATCGAAAGAATTTGTGCTTTTGCATAAAGGGAATATTGAATTGAAATCAAAACAAGGCGGCGAATTTGTAATAACGTTATTGAAAGGAAATGAGCATCTACAGCCTTCAGAAATTATTCAAAAAGTAGAAAATTTAAGTAGTATTCCAAGTCTGATTACTGATAATTTGGAGCTAGAATCAGAATTAAAAGATTTAAATGCAATTGCAGATTCTGAAAAACATTCTCTTTTAATTATAGAAGATAATGCCGATTTGGTAACTTTCTTAAAAGCTAAATTATCTAATGAATATATTGTAAATATTTCTGATGGGAGTGATGCTATAGAAAAAGCTTTAGAAATTATTCCTGATATTATTATTTGTGATATTAATCTAGTGGATAAAGATGGTTACGAAATTAGTAAAGAATTAAAAAAAGATCTTCGTTCCTCACATATTCCTATTATTATTTTAACGGCGCAAAGTAATAAAGAAGCTGTTTTAAAAGGATTACAAAGCGGTGTCGATCTCTATTTGACTAAACCATTTAGTCTTTCAATTTTGAAACAGTCTATTTTGAGTCTGCTTTTCAACCGAGAAAAATTACGTTATTATTATACTAATAATATATATCGTGTAGAACCTGAATCTAAATTTGGAAACCAGGAACAGACTTTCATTACCAAAATGAATAGCATTATTATGGCAAATGTTGAGAATCCTAAATTTTCTGTTGAAGAATTGGCAGACAAATTAGGCGTTTCTAGAGTACAGTTGTATAGAAAAGTAAAAGCAATTATCGGAATTAATATTAGCGATCATATTAATAATGTCAAATTAGAGAAAGTCTGCAGAGCTTTTAAAGTCAAATGA
- a CDS encoding sugar porter family MFS transporter: MNKILIWSVTAALAGFLFGFDTVVISGADKQLQLLWHSSDAFHGSVVMAMALWGTVVGAIFGGIPTNKIGRKKTLFWIGILYFASAIGAAFANNPFVFAAFRFIGGLGVGASTIAAPAYVSEIAPADKRGRLVALYQFNIVLGILIAFISNYFLKDIGENAWRWMIGVQAIPSLIYILFILTIPESPRWLLSKNRDEEARKVLYTIDPFANIADLIDDSRENGVTKHENIFMKKYRFPLILAFLIAFFNQFSGINAFLYYAPRIFEEAGLGQNTALLSSIGIGVTNLIFTLIGVALIDKLGRKLLMYIGSVGYIISLGLVSASFYYNWGGLSVPIFLFLFIASHAIGQGAVIWVFISEIFPNHIRASGQAFGSSVHWVLVAIIPSLIPMLFSEIGPEVVFLIFTLMMVLQLLFVIFLMPETKGISLEALSETLTKKNNHKNEIKETSAVSSL; encoded by the coding sequence ATGAATAAGATATTGATTTGGTCTGTTACTGCTGCACTGGCAGGTTTTCTTTTCGGTTTTGATACCGTAGTTATTTCTGGAGCTGATAAACAATTACAGCTTCTGTGGCACTCGTCAGATGCCTTTCATGGTTCAGTTGTTATGGCAATGGCATTATGGGGAACTGTAGTTGGTGCTATTTTTGGAGGAATCCCAACTAATAAAATAGGACGTAAAAAAACGCTGTTCTGGATTGGTATTTTATATTTCGCTTCAGCAATTGGTGCTGCCTTTGCAAATAATCCATTTGTATTTGCTGCTTTTAGATTTATTGGCGGTTTAGGAGTTGGTGCTTCTACTATTGCTGCTCCGGCTTATGTGTCAGAAATTGCTCCGGCAGACAAACGAGGAAGATTGGTTGCTTTATATCAGTTTAATATTGTATTAGGTATTTTAATTGCTTTCATCTCCAATTATTTTCTGAAAGATATTGGAGAAAATGCATGGAGATGGATGATTGGTGTTCAGGCAATTCCTTCTCTTATCTATATTCTTTTTATTTTGACAATTCCAGAAAGTCCAAGATGGCTTTTGTCTAAAAACCGTGACGAAGAAGCTCGTAAAGTTTTATATACCATTGATCCGTTTGCAAATATTGCCGACTTAATAGATGATTCCCGTGAAAACGGTGTTACCAAACACGAAAATATTTTCATGAAGAAATACCGTTTCCCTTTGATTCTCGCTTTTTTAATTGCCTTTTTCAATCAGTTTTCTGGAATTAATGCATTTCTATATTACGCGCCAAGAATTTTTGAAGAAGCCGGCTTAGGACAAAATACAGCGTTGTTAAGTAGTATCGGAATTGGAGTTACAAATCTTATTTTCACCTTAATTGGTGTGGCATTAATTGACAAATTAGGAAGAAAGTTGTTAATGTACATTGGTTCTGTTGGATATATTATTTCACTCGGACTAGTATCGGCTTCTTTCTATTACAATTGGGGAGGCTTATCAGTTCCTATTTTCCTTTTCCTTTTTATTGCTTCACATGCAATTGGTCAGGGCGCGGTAATTTGGGTTTTTATTTCAGAAATATTTCCAAATCATATTCGAGCATCTGGACAAGCATTTGGAAGTTCAGTACATTGGGTTTTGGTCGCGATTATTCCCTCTTTAATTCCAATGTTATTTTCAGAAATCGGACCCGAAGTTGTATTCCTTATTTTTACTTTAATGATGGTTTTACAATTGTTATTTGTAATTTTTCTGATGCCGGAAACAAAAGGAATCTCTTTAGAAGCTTTAAGCGAAACACTAACTAAAAAAAATAACCACAAAAATGAAATCAAAGAAACATCTGCCGTTAGCTCTTTATAG
- a CDS encoding helix-turn-helix domain-containing protein: MNISEIAYSLGFSSPNYFSTAFKNKFGISPKEYKTSS, encoded by the coding sequence ATGAATATTTCTGAAATTGCGTACTCATTAGGTTTCTCTTCTCCAAACTATTTTTCTACAGCTTTTAAGAATAAATTTGGAATTTCTCCTAAAGAATATAAAACGTCCAGCTAA